From the Leptospira biflexa serovar Patoc strain 'Patoc 1 (Paris)' genome, one window contains:
- a CDS encoding cytochrome c-type biogenesis protein CcmH: protein MTYRIILGILLFFGSASVLFSQKTTTNLKEEQQIQTFLKVTEKIRCICLPSLPIQSCSFNMCAASSYLKTFIENRIKDGMGEEEIISKMENGFGDTVLQDPIILMFQENGNQGMVDSIVYGFGPKILAKPDDTWINATLLGLGILGLFGIYRYGTKKSKDRLKLDSPNSKESLASTTDAIKEKIRKFEES from the coding sequence ATGACCTATCGAATCATATTGGGAATTCTTTTGTTTTTTGGATCTGCTAGTGTTTTATTTTCACAAAAAACAACAACCAACCTGAAAGAAGAACAACAAATCCAAACCTTTCTCAAGGTAACGGAAAAAATCCGTTGTATTTGTTTGCCAAGCCTTCCCATCCAATCTTGTTCGTTTAATATGTGTGCCGCATCCAGTTATCTCAAAACTTTTATTGAAAATAGAATCAAAGATGGTATGGGTGAGGAAGAGATCATTTCCAAAATGGAAAATGGATTTGGAGATACCGTATTACAAGATCCTATTATACTTATGTTCCAAGAAAACGGAAACCAAGGTATGGTGGATTCCATTGTGTACGGATTTGGTCCCAAAATTTTAGCAAAACCCGATGATACTTGGATCAATGCCACCTTACTTGGATTAGGAATCCTTGGTTTGTTTGGAATTTATCGATACGGAACCAAAAAATCAAAGGACCGGCTAAAACTAGACTCTCCGAACTCCAAAGAATCATTGGCATCCACGACAGACGCCATCAAAGAAAAAATCCGCAAATTCGAAGAATCATAA
- a CDS encoding MBL fold metallo-hydrolase produces the protein MEVICNSSFILCSVTWIGHATTLIQIDGLNILTDPIWSERCSPFSFAGPKRYTPPGISINHLPNIDIVILSHNHYDHTDLPTLKQLEEKFHPMVLTGLGNKKLLLGEGMHNVKEMDWWEKISFGSVTFTFTPTQHFSGRSLFDRDETLWGSFMVVGKKEKVYFAGDTGYFSHFKDIASRFGSIDIAILPIGATEPRWLMEPVHIGPTQAVMSFLDLKAKFLVPMHYMTFVLSDEPLDSPVPRTKEAMKQSGISESAFVPLKIGESRFF, from the coding sequence ATGGAAGTCATTTGTAACTCTAGTTTTATTCTTTGCTCTGTCACTTGGATCGGCCATGCAACTACCCTGATTCAAATTGATGGACTCAATATTTTAACCGATCCCATCTGGAGTGAGAGGTGTTCCCCTTTCTCGTTTGCTGGTCCCAAACGGTACACACCACCAGGAATTTCCATAAATCACCTGCCAAACATTGACATAGTCATTTTATCCCATAACCATTATGACCATACAGACCTTCCCACTTTGAAACAATTAGAAGAAAAATTCCATCCAATGGTTTTAACAGGACTAGGTAACAAAAAATTATTGTTAGGTGAAGGTATGCATAATGTAAAGGAGATGGATTGGTGGGAAAAAATTTCTTTTGGTTCTGTTACATTCACATTTACACCGACCCAACATTTTAGTGGGCGGAGTCTATTTGACCGCGATGAAACTCTTTGGGGGAGCTTTATGGTGGTTGGGAAAAAAGAAAAAGTGTATTTTGCCGGAGATACAGGTTATTTCTCTCATTTTAAAGACATCGCCAGCCGGTTTGGATCCATCGACATTGCCATTTTGCCCATTGGAGCTACAGAACCGCGGTGGCTTATGGAACCAGTTCATATCGGTCCCACCCAAGCCGTGATGTCATTTCTCGACCTCAAGGCAAAATTCCTCGTTCCTATGCACTACATGACCTTTGTTTTATCAGATGAACCACTCGATTCTCCTGTGCCCCGCACAAAAGAAGCGATGAAACAATCGGGAATCTCCGAATCTGCGTTTGTTCCTTTAAAAATTGGAGAATCACGCTTTTTTTAG
- a CDS encoding SIR2 family NAD-dependent protein deacylase: MNLLPQDSLELIQNAPSIVFLTGAGISSESGIPTFRGEGGLWKNFRAEDLATPEAFQKNPKLVWEWYDWRREICQKAKPNLGHLIIAKWQKKSSSVHLITQNVDGLHPRAGSETLIELHGNIFRVRCTNCTSIFHLEKDGLDHPGLKFCKECDSLLRPDIVWFGEEYNQNLLTKSWELCKQSQVVILIGTSANVSVPTNLAQTAIRNGAIGIEINPEETNLTPSMKHHFDGKSGEVLPQIWKEVFPDETME; encoded by the coding sequence ATGAACCTTTTGCCCCAAGATTCTTTGGAACTCATACAAAACGCTCCTTCCATCGTTTTTTTAACAGGTGCTGGCATTTCGAGCGAAAGTGGGATTCCTACCTTTCGCGGAGAAGGTGGCCTTTGGAAAAACTTCCGAGCAGAGGATCTGGCAACACCCGAAGCCTTTCAAAAGAATCCAAAACTTGTATGGGAATGGTATGATTGGAGAAGGGAAATTTGTCAAAAAGCAAAACCAAACCTCGGCCACCTAATCATCGCAAAATGGCAAAAAAAATCTAGTTCCGTTCATCTCATCACACAAAATGTAGATGGACTCCACCCTCGTGCCGGAAGTGAAACTCTGATCGAATTACATGGGAATATCTTTCGAGTGAGGTGTACAAATTGTACGTCAATATTCCATTTGGAAAAAGATGGATTGGATCATCCAGGACTCAAATTTTGTAAAGAATGTGATTCCCTACTCCGCCCTGATATTGTCTGGTTTGGTGAAGAATACAACCAAAATTTACTCACGAAGAGTTGGGAACTTTGTAAACAATCGCAAGTGGTGATTTTGATCGGAACAAGTGCCAATGTATCGGTTCCAACCAATTTGGCCCAAACCGCCATTCGCAATGGTGCCATCGGGATTGAAATCAATCCAGAGGAAACAAATCTAACACCTTCCATGAAACATCACTTTGATGGGAAATCGGGAGAAGTATTACCTCAAATTTGGAAGGAAGTATTTCCAGATGAAACTATGGAATAA
- a CDS encoding hemolysin family protein translates to MEIIGIFLIFLLVFVNGFFVAAEFAMVSIRPSRLEELVKENRAMSHITKKAISKIDDMLSVCQVGITVASLLLGWIGEALFASVVSGSLRMLQIELDVVTIHSISIGVSFTLITLLHVILGELVPKTLAIQNTEAIALGVSAPMWLFYYLFFPVTFIMNRLAGGILTLFRLQRTGDKYVHSAEELMIIIEEQRKQGRIDNAEMQLIQKTFDFSEHTAKDVMTHRLSIIGIPQESTIDKLLPLIAEHSFSRYPVYHQTLDKIVGIVHVQKYLKWQAEHLSAKGKKEKITVIMEKDFVKVPESMSIERVMTKLREKKQHMAIVIDEYGGVSGLLTLEDIIEEFFGEIRDETDTDEVDVTSKNKKTKTITLDGETELSSLTDILEGEEPSDMEEVRTIAGYFMEKNEDMPKEGSIVQIKKGSLKVKKMEGNKIISILFTPKLEEDHDSEMERELSYEDR, encoded by the coding sequence ATGGAAATAATCGGCATCTTTCTTATCTTCCTCCTTGTCTTTGTCAATGGTTTCTTCGTCGCTGCAGAGTTTGCGATGGTATCAATTCGCCCCTCTCGACTCGAGGAGCTTGTCAAAGAAAACCGGGCCATGTCCCATATCACCAAAAAAGCCATCTCCAAAATCGACGATATGTTGTCGGTATGCCAAGTGGGGATCACCGTTGCGAGTTTACTCCTTGGTTGGATTGGTGAAGCATTATTTGCAAGTGTTGTCTCTGGCTCCTTACGAATGTTGCAAATCGAATTGGATGTTGTCACCATTCATAGTATCTCCATTGGAGTTTCGTTTACACTCATCACTCTCCTTCATGTGATTTTAGGAGAGTTGGTTCCAAAAACGTTAGCGATTCAAAATACCGAAGCGATTGCGTTAGGTGTTTCGGCACCCATGTGGTTGTTCTACTATTTATTTTTCCCAGTTACGTTTATCATGAATCGATTGGCTGGTGGAATCCTCACACTCTTTCGTTTGCAACGAACAGGTGATAAATATGTTCATTCAGCCGAAGAGTTGATGATCATCATTGAGGAACAAAGGAAACAAGGTCGGATTGATAATGCAGAAATGCAACTCATCCAAAAGACGTTTGATTTTTCCGAACATACAGCCAAAGACGTGATGACACATCGATTGTCCATCATTGGAATCCCACAAGAATCAACGATCGATAAACTCCTTCCCCTCATTGCCGAACATAGTTTTTCCAGATACCCAGTGTATCACCAAACTTTGGATAAAATTGTGGGGATTGTCCATGTCCAAAAGTATTTAAAATGGCAAGCCGAGCATCTTTCCGCCAAAGGCAAAAAGGAAAAAATCACTGTCATCATGGAAAAGGATTTTGTAAAGGTTCCGGAATCCATGTCCATCGAACGTGTGATGACAAAACTCCGAGAGAAAAAACAACATATGGCAATTGTTATTGATGAATATGGTGGAGTCTCCGGCTTACTCACGTTAGAAGATATTATCGAGGAATTTTTTGGTGAAATCCGAGATGAAACGGATACCGATGAAGTGGATGTTACATCCAAAAATAAAAAAACGAAAACCATTACCTTAGATGGTGAAACCGAACTCTCTAGCCTAACAGATATTTTAGAAGGGGAAGAACCTTCGGATATGGAAGAAGTTCGGACGATTGCTGGTTACTTCATGGAAAAAAACGAAGATATGCCCAAAGAAGGTAGCATCGTTCAAATCAAAAAAGGTAGTTTAAAAGTGAAAAAAATGGAAGGAAACAAAATCATTTCCATCCTTTTCACGCCGAAATTAGAAGAAGACCATGATTCCGAAATGGAACGGGAACTCTCTTACGAGGATCGGTAA
- a CDS encoding DMT family protein, whose product MLTVVLLIFSNIFMTFAWYGHLKYAKSNQMFYVILFSWGIAFFEYVLMVPANRIGYTVYKFEGFQLKIIQEIITIFVFILFATLFLGERIKWNYVVSFGLILLAGYFAFGFGNHSNSH is encoded by the coding sequence ATGCTAACAGTTGTTTTACTTATTTTTTCCAATATCTTTATGACCTTTGCTTGGTATGGTCATTTAAAATATGCAAAATCAAACCAAATGTTTTACGTGATTCTATTTTCTTGGGGTATCGCCTTTTTTGAATATGTGCTTATGGTGCCAGCCAATCGCATCGGGTATACAGTCTACAAATTCGAAGGGTTCCAGTTAAAAATCATCCAAGAGATCATCACCATCTTTGTCTTCATACTCTTTGCCACCTTATTTCTTGGTGAAAGAATCAAATGGAACTATGTGGTGAGTTTTGGTTTGATTTTACTTGCTGGATATTTTGCCTTTGGATTTGGCAATCATTCAAACAGTCACTAA
- a CDS encoding cytochrome c maturation protein CcmE translates to MNRKFLTLLFLIAISLGGIAYFSSQETSYLLLDASELAANQTKYSEQNLRVRGFVRVGSLVREGKKAKFDLELNDQIIPVFFTGETLLPDAFKEGARARVDGKLERGVLVSNHVEAKCASKYEAGYAEEK, encoded by the coding sequence ATGAATCGTAAGTTTTTAACCCTTTTATTTCTCATCGCAATCTCTCTCGGAGGCATTGCCTATTTTTCATCCCAAGAAACATCCTACCTATTATTGGATGCGTCTGAACTAGCTGCCAACCAAACCAAATACTCAGAACAAAATTTGCGAGTCAGAGGATTTGTCCGTGTGGGAAGTTTAGTCCGAGAAGGAAAAAAAGCGAAATTTGATTTGGAACTCAATGATCAAATCATCCCTGTTTTTTTCACGGGGGAAACACTTTTACCGGATGCCTTCAAAGAAGGAGCAAGGGCAAGGGTGGATGGAAAACTGGAACGTGGAGTACTTGTTTCAAACCATGTGGAAGCAAAATGTGCCTCCAAATATGAAGCTGGGTATGCAGAGGAAAAATGA
- a CDS encoding phosphopantothenoylcysteine decarboxylase: MNLKFKRVIVTSGPTREWIDPVRYISNASSGKMGYEIAKSFLQYPVDVIYIHGNTLERYANLPGAKQNVEVETTMQLRDAVLAQMENDTLLVMAAAPADFRPIMTAEHKIKKERSSEGSKGLLLELEENPDVLKQVFEYVSENQIQNSIRVGFAAETNDLEKHAKDKLVRKGLQFIVGNYVGHGKGFGEVDSTLRIYSQVGLVKEIGPMPKENLAESLVQFLVTV; this comes from the coding sequence ATGAATTTAAAATTCAAACGAGTCATTGTCACCTCAGGACCCACGAGAGAATGGATTGACCCAGTTCGGTACATCTCGAATGCCTCATCTGGCAAAATGGGATATGAAATTGCAAAATCATTTTTACAATATCCAGTGGATGTGATCTACATCCATGGAAATACCTTAGAGCGATATGCCAATCTTCCTGGCGCCAAACAAAACGTAGAGGTTGAAACCACAATGCAACTTCGAGATGCGGTACTCGCACAAATGGAAAATGATACGCTACTTGTGATGGCCGCAGCTCCCGCTGACTTTCGACCCATCATGACCGCAGAACATAAAATCAAAAAAGAAAGATCCTCGGAAGGGAGTAAGGGACTTTTACTCGAGTTAGAAGAAAATCCCGATGTTTTGAAACAAGTGTTTGAATATGTATCTGAAAACCAAATTCAAAACTCCATCCGTGTGGGTTTTGCCGCTGAAACAAACGATTTAGAAAAACATGCCAAGGACAAACTTGTTCGCAAAGGATTACAATTCATCGTTGGAAATTATGTGGGTCATGGCAAAGGATTTGGAGAAGTGGATTCTACTTTGCGTATTTACAGTCAAGTAGGTCTCGTCAAAGAAATTGGTCCCATGCCAAAAGAAAACTTAGCTGAATCACTTGTTCAATTTTTAGTGACTGTTTGA
- a CDS encoding phosphopantothenoylcysteine decarboxylase: protein MKEIIIAVSGSIASYKACDLVRGLTKTGYPVRVIMTSNATKFVGKITFEALTGKPVRVDEFDTGMAHIEIKNIASVFAVVPASANIIGKMANGIADDLVTSTYLACTSPVLVAPSMNPGMYLHPAVQRNLKTLEADGVHIVSPEKGIVVCGDEGYGKLATVETIMEQIIELHKKNS, encoded by the coding sequence ATGAAAGAAATCATCATCGCAGTCTCAGGTTCCATTGCTTCTTACAAGGCATGTGATTTGGTAAGAGGGCTTACCAAAACTGGTTACCCTGTGCGAGTGATCATGACTTCCAACGCCACAAAATTTGTGGGTAAAATTACCTTCGAAGCCCTAACAGGAAAACCTGTACGTGTGGATGAATTTGATACAGGGATGGCCCATATCGAAATCAAAAACATTGCGTCTGTGTTTGCCGTCGTTCCTGCTTCCGCCAATATCATTGGAAAAATGGCAAACGGAATTGCCGATGATTTAGTGACGTCAACCTATCTCGCTTGCACCTCACCTGTATTAGTTGCTCCTTCGATGAATCCTGGGATGTATCTCCATCCAGCAGTGCAGAGGAATTTAAAAACACTAGAGGCCGATGGCGTACACATTGTATCCCCAGAAAAGGGCATAGTGGTTTGTGGTGATGAAGGGTATGGCAAACTGGCGACAGTCGAAACCATTATGGAACAAATCATCGAACTCCACAAAAAGAATTCATGA
- a CDS encoding heme lyase CcmF/NrfE family subunit, whose product MNNLGTILLSASLAILIFSALQTIYGILYSQRKGVELGRLALMTNPFVIVLAFIVLLTQLVRSDYSNYYVVMHSSEHLPLFYKMTSIWSGSSGSLLFWNLILNVFTFIVLWQTRKSIEDRIPMMNLILAVLSGFFSFLAVFYGDAQPFREFVPEAAAGRGLNPLLQHWAMIIHPPILYIGYVSISIPFAIAMSALVSGQLSEDWMKFIRKWTLFSWFFLGTGILLGSKWAYEELGWGGYWAWDPVENASLMPWLLTSAFVHSVVIQERRGMLKFWNMLLVILAFHFSLLGTWITRSGVLEGPHSFSKSTIGTPFIVYIIGSFLFFTGFVIYRRKELTPERNLEAITSKEGSFLLNNFLLVLSTAAILLGVFSPLLYGKEFKAPWFNSWGVPAGIFLLLLMGSAPLLAWRKGAGSVFLSTLLKPFLFGIFGGGIYILFYSQNFTKPDSKYGDVLAEVYSVLTVGIGMFTIAGIVQEYYRGIKARKEEHKDESLLRAALNLMLKNKRRYGGYLVHFSLVLIFIGYAGNAFKINTSVRFFYELQPPTSEEIIYQSIDKAMIGGYQIEASTLKIKPVLISGLGGEPNIQNVIVSQEASYGIYRGLEKIATLETERRFYPQISHLTGDFETHIPTSEPAIHSMAKEDFYIQLGAIETSDLKSENPDLPLMFMQYYFTPGSQTDKLKSFLNFPRQIVANLEVWINPLVKLIWIGSLLYFLSGIFLLLPIGEKKNRTKES is encoded by the coding sequence ATGAATAATTTAGGGACCATCTTACTTTCAGCATCACTCGCTATTTTAATTTTTTCCGCCTTACAAACGATCTACGGAATATTATATTCACAAAGAAAAGGAGTCGAACTTGGTCGTTTGGCTCTCATGACAAATCCATTTGTCATCGTATTAGCATTTATCGTTTTACTCACACAACTCGTTCGATCTGACTATAGCAACTATTATGTGGTCATGCATTCAAGCGAACACTTACCTTTATTTTATAAAATGACTTCCATCTGGTCTGGATCTTCTGGAAGTTTACTTTTTTGGAATTTGATCTTAAATGTGTTTACCTTTATTGTTTTGTGGCAAACACGAAAGTCGATCGAAGACCGAATCCCAATGATGAATCTTATCCTTGCGGTATTGTCGGGATTTTTTAGTTTCCTTGCTGTGTTTTATGGGGATGCCCAACCGTTTCGTGAATTTGTTCCCGAAGCAGCTGCGGGCAGAGGACTAAACCCCCTTCTCCAACATTGGGCAATGATCATCCACCCACCAATCCTTTACATTGGTTATGTGAGTATATCCATTCCATTTGCCATAGCCATGTCAGCTCTTGTTTCAGGTCAACTCTCTGAGGATTGGATGAAGTTCATTCGGAAATGGACTTTGTTTTCTTGGTTTTTCTTAGGAACAGGAATTCTACTTGGATCCAAATGGGCCTACGAAGAGTTAGGTTGGGGAGGGTATTGGGCATGGGATCCAGTGGAAAATGCATCCTTGATGCCTTGGTTACTCACAAGTGCCTTTGTCCATTCCGTTGTCATCCAAGAACGTAGAGGGATGTTAAAGTTTTGGAATATGTTGCTTGTGATCCTTGCCTTCCATTTTAGTTTGCTTGGAACTTGGATCACACGTTCGGGAGTACTCGAAGGTCCACATAGTTTTTCCAAATCCACCATCGGAACACCTTTTATTGTTTATATCATCGGTAGTTTTTTATTCTTCACAGGATTTGTGATTTACCGAAGGAAAGAACTCACACCAGAAAGAAACTTAGAGGCCATCACTTCCAAAGAAGGGAGTTTTTTACTCAATAATTTTCTTTTGGTACTTTCGACGGCTGCCATTTTACTCGGTGTATTTTCTCCGCTTTTGTATGGAAAAGAATTTAAAGCACCTTGGTTCAATTCTTGGGGAGTTCCTGCCGGGATCTTTTTATTATTGCTGATGGGATCGGCACCTCTCCTTGCTTGGAGAAAGGGAGCAGGATCTGTCTTTTTATCCACATTACTCAAACCATTCCTCTTTGGAATTTTTGGTGGGGGAATTTACATCCTATTTTATTCCCAAAACTTTACCAAACCCGACAGTAAGTATGGGGACGTCCTTGCAGAAGTGTATTCGGTTCTCACTGTAGGCATCGGAATGTTTACCATTGCGGGGATTGTGCAAGAATACTACCGCGGGATCAAAGCAAGAAAAGAAGAACACAAAGATGAATCTTTGTTACGAGCCGCCTTAAACCTAATGTTAAAAAACAAACGGAGGTATGGTGGATATTTAGTGCACTTCTCACTGGTTCTCATCTTCATCGGATATGCAGGGAATGCCTTTAAGATCAATACCTCTGTCCGTTTTTTTTATGAACTACAACCTCCTACTTCTGAAGAAATCATCTACCAATCCATCGACAAGGCAATGATTGGTGGTTACCAAATCGAAGCATCCACATTAAAAATCAAACCCGTCCTCATTTCTGGACTCGGTGGTGAACCTAACATTCAAAATGTGATCGTTTCTCAGGAAGCAAGTTATGGAATTTATCGTGGATTGGAAAAAATTGCAACTCTCGAGACTGAAAGAAGATTTTATCCACAAATTTCCCACCTAACAGGTGATTTCGAAACACATATCCCAACAAGTGAACCCGCCATCCATTCCATGGCAAAAGAAGACTTTTACATCCAACTTGGTGCAATCGAAACTTCTGATTTAAAATCGGAAAACCCTGACCTACCGCTGATGTTTATGCAGTATTATTTTACCCCAGGAAGCCAAACTGATAAACTCAAATCCTTCTTAAACTTCCCAAGGCAAATTGTAGCAAACTTAGAAGTTTGGATCAACCCACTTGTGAAATTGATTTGGATTGGTTCCTTATTGTATTTTTTATCTGGTATCTTTTTGTTACTCCCCATCGGAGAAAAAAAGAATCGAACAAAGGAGAGTTAG
- a CDS encoding aminotransferase class I/II-fold pyridoxal phosphate-dependent enzyme, whose protein sequence is MNRHWQEIQKKLESIKEKQLFRETKSYQGIDFCSNDYMGLTSNPNLLEYFESLKDEYPFGSTASRLVRGNYDSMDQFEREFANFVYGEAALLVSTGFVANFGLIDSIAAPDCYVFCDRLNHASILDGIRISGAKKKYYNHLDLQHLKSLLDKADKEDPQKKQKRIVVTESLFGMDGDSPDFKTLLKLKEEYDFVLVVDEAHSLGVYGPEGKGILFRDLTMDDIQSIDYRVYTLGKSFGLEGGIIVTKKMGRDHLVNVMRPFIFSTAPLPIVSKLAIFALELLRSMDTLRSELHTLSVDFKNSLLAIGFSITSTETHIVPLLLPSESEALYYAKRLQEMGLDVRAIRPPTVPTPRLRISLNAKLTKKDTEALVTALVQIRKDWDESVPLV, encoded by the coding sequence GTGAACCGTCATTGGCAAGAAATTCAAAAAAAATTGGAATCCATCAAGGAAAAACAATTGTTCCGGGAAACCAAATCTTACCAAGGCATTGATTTTTGTTCGAATGATTATATGGGTCTAACATCTAACCCGAATCTGTTAGAATACTTTGAATCCTTGAAAGATGAGTATCCCTTTGGTTCGACTGCGTCTCGCCTTGTCCGAGGGAATTATGATTCCATGGACCAATTCGAACGTGAATTTGCAAACTTTGTTTATGGAGAAGCGGCACTCCTCGTGTCAACTGGGTTTGTGGCCAATTTTGGGCTAATTGATTCAATTGCAGCGCCTGATTGTTATGTGTTTTGCGACCGTTTGAACCATGCTTCCATCTTAGATGGAATTCGAATTTCAGGTGCCAAAAAAAAATACTACAACCATTTAGACTTACAACATTTGAAATCATTATTGGATAAGGCCGACAAAGAAGATCCGCAAAAAAAACAGAAACGCATCGTCGTGACCGAATCTCTTTTTGGTATGGATGGGGATAGTCCTGATTTTAAAACTCTCCTCAAACTCAAAGAAGAATACGACTTTGTTCTCGTTGTGGATGAAGCGCATTCATTGGGTGTGTATGGGCCAGAAGGAAAAGGGATTTTATTTCGTGACTTAACAATGGATGACATCCAATCCATTGACTACCGAGTGTATACCTTGGGAAAATCATTTGGTTTGGAAGGTGGGATTATTGTTACCAAAAAAATGGGACGTGATCACCTCGTCAATGTGATGCGGCCTTTCATTTTTTCCACAGCACCACTTCCGATTGTATCCAAATTAGCAATCTTTGCTTTAGAACTTTTAAGGTCGATGGATACTTTGCGTTCTGAGTTACATACTCTGTCCGTTGATTTTAAAAATTCTCTTTTGGCGATTGGGTTTTCGATCACGAGTACCGAAACACATATCGTTCCATTGTTATTACCATCTGAAAGTGAAGCTTTGTATTATGCCAAACGATTGCAGGAGATGGGTCTTGATGTGCGCGCGATTCGTCCACCAACGGTTCCCACACCTAGATTACGGATCAGTTTGAATGCCAAATTGACAAAAAAAGACACAGAGGCCTTGGTTACGGCTCTCGTCCAAATCCGTAAGGATTGGGATGAGTCTGTTCCTTTGGTGTGA
- a CDS encoding YdcF family protein, translated as MVLIWTGKKHTLYDHFLMESFFFILSKVLTIFLYPLPVFFLLCFYLLFRIKSGKTKFLFFIICLFLYLASSSFIANRLVTELEKEYPPVSLQDAPKVDVAIVLGGMIQTISSVKARPELTDSADRITDAIRLYKAGKVKKILFTGGSGLLLSDTYREADLAKSLFIDLGVKEEDIILENNSRNTHENAVETKKILMEKNFQSFLLITSAFHMKRSLGCFQKQNLNVFPFPTDYRSFNTDSGAFELYLPSAGYLDLTTLSIKEWVGYFVYRTKSYL; from the coding sequence TTGGTCCTGATTTGGACTGGTAAAAAACACACCCTTTACGATCATTTCCTTATGGAATCTTTCTTTTTTATCCTTTCAAAAGTACTCACTATCTTTCTCTATCCACTACCAGTTTTTTTTCTACTTTGTTTTTATCTTTTGTTCCGTATCAAATCTGGGAAAACAAAATTCCTATTTTTTATCATTTGCCTTTTTTTATACCTCGCATCCAGTTCCTTTATCGCCAACCGATTGGTGACAGAATTAGAAAAAGAGTATCCACCTGTCTCCTTGCAAGATGCTCCCAAAGTTGATGTTGCCATTGTCCTTGGTGGGATGATCCAAACTATCTCCTCTGTCAAAGCTAGACCTGAACTCACAGATTCTGCAGATCGTATTACTGATGCTATACGGCTCTACAAAGCAGGCAAAGTGAAAAAGATACTTTTTACGGGAGGTTCTGGATTATTACTTTCTGATACGTACAGAGAAGCCGACTTAGCCAAATCTTTGTTCATCGACCTCGGTGTCAAAGAAGAGGATATTATCTTAGAAAACAATTCACGTAACACCCATGAAAATGCTGTGGAAACAAAAAAAATTTTGATGGAAAAAAACTTCCAATCTTTTCTTCTCATCACCTCAGCCTTTCATATGAAACGTTCTCTTGGTTGTTTCCAAAAACAAAATCTGAATGTATTCCCTTTTCCCACAGATTACCGATCATTTAATACCGATTCGGGCGCGTTTGAGCTCTACCTGCCATCTGCTGGGTATTTGGATTTAACCACTCTCAGCATCAAAGAATGGGTTGGGTATTTTGTGTATCGGACCAAATCCTACCTATAA